From a region of the Aeoliella mucimassa genome:
- a CDS encoding SMI1/KNR4 family protein: MSNIQASWQSLEAWLAENVPSLADALPGPTSGQAIQAIEKRIGFAFPADLKESYLTQNGVEYGEGELNIFPGLADEMAFCLLPIEQIGDEWKIWKELIDDGDFDDAAADPDTGIDEVWWSEGWIPVAGNGCGDFICVDMKPSSEGSVGQVIYAPHDMDERKLIAPSWAAYLQLIVKGVESGALTYDEDEGLIYV; encoded by the coding sequence ATGTCTAATATTCAAGCATCCTGGCAATCACTGGAAGCATGGTTGGCCGAGAACGTTCCCAGTTTGGCAGACGCTTTGCCTGGTCCTACTTCAGGACAAGCCATCCAGGCTATTGAAAAGAGGATAGGGTTCGCATTCCCGGCAGACTTGAAAGAATCGTACCTCACTCAGAATGGTGTGGAATATGGGGAAGGCGAGTTGAATATCTTCCCTGGGCTGGCTGACGAGATGGCATTTTGCCTACTACCTATTGAACAGATCGGCGACGAGTGGAAGATTTGGAAAGAGTTGATCGACGACGGAGACTTCGATGACGCCGCCGCCGATCCAGACACGGGTATTGATGAGGTGTGGTGGAGCGAAGGCTGGATACCGGTTGCCGGCAACGGATGTGGCGACTTTATCTGTGTCGACATGAAGCCCTCTTCGGAAGGCAGCGTTGGACAAGTCATCTATGCCCCGCACGACATGGACGAACGCAAACTGATCGCTCCTTCGTGGGCTGCCTATCTCCAACTTATCGTGAAGGGAGTCGAGAGCGGGGCACTTACCTACGATGAAGACGAAGGGCTCATCTACGTATAG
- a CDS encoding FAD-dependent oxidoreductase codes for MVKLHIDNVPVEVPDGSTILEATRQIGLDVPAMCKLDGHKAHNSCMACLVRVEGSGVVPSCSTQVTDGMQVASETPEIHDLRRMSIELLLADHAGDCRAPCQNTCPAHMDVPNMLRLVADGEYRAALATVKREIALPAILGRVCPEVCEHACRRGQHDSPAAICKIKQFVADRDLASDDRYAPPIARSTGKRVVVIGAGPTGLTAAYHLSQRGHAVQMIDDHPEPGGRLANDFADKLPAEVLRAEASVALAQGVETQSLHAVDSFERFTALEQQADAVLLATGRVELTWLVEADIATTKSGIQVDGQTRMTSRPAVFAAGNAVRTYKLVVQSVAEGKLAAECIDHWLRGVDPPDRRRTFESRLARLTNQELCDFCDGTVDTPRVDPKLLTIEPSDEAASREAERCLECDCRALANCLLHHYAAMYECDSHHYRHEGRPYEGKIVGTDVQLESGKCILCGICVTLAREAPDAAGLAIIGRSIHTRLAPPPGYTLDQALGSAARECAESCPTGAIQLLKMPV; via the coding sequence ATGGTAAAACTACACATCGATAACGTGCCGGTCGAAGTGCCTGATGGCTCGACCATCCTCGAAGCGACCCGGCAAATCGGGCTCGACGTGCCAGCGATGTGCAAGCTCGATGGTCACAAAGCCCACAACTCCTGCATGGCCTGCCTGGTGCGAGTCGAAGGCTCGGGCGTGGTCCCTTCGTGCTCGACGCAGGTCACCGACGGCATGCAGGTGGCCAGCGAAACGCCAGAGATCCATGACCTGCGGCGGATGAGCATCGAACTCCTGCTGGCCGACCACGCAGGCGACTGCCGCGCGCCGTGCCAGAACACGTGCCCCGCGCACATGGACGTGCCAAACATGCTGCGTCTGGTCGCCGATGGAGAGTATCGCGCAGCCTTGGCAACCGTGAAGCGCGAGATTGCCCTGCCTGCCATCCTGGGGCGAGTCTGTCCCGAGGTATGCGAGCATGCTTGCCGCCGGGGTCAGCACGACAGCCCAGCGGCGATTTGCAAGATCAAGCAGTTCGTGGCCGATCGCGACTTGGCGAGCGACGATCGCTACGCCCCGCCGATCGCCCGCTCGACTGGCAAACGCGTGGTAGTGATCGGTGCCGGCCCCACCGGACTCACGGCCGCGTACCATCTGTCGCAGCGTGGGCACGCGGTGCAAATGATTGACGACCATCCGGAGCCAGGCGGTCGGCTCGCTAACGACTTTGCCGACAAATTGCCGGCCGAAGTGCTGCGGGCCGAGGCTTCGGTGGCCCTCGCCCAAGGGGTCGAAACGCAGTCGCTCCACGCGGTCGACTCGTTCGAGCGTTTCACCGCGCTCGAGCAACAAGCCGACGCGGTGCTACTGGCGACCGGGCGGGTGGAACTCACGTGGCTCGTCGAGGCCGACATCGCGACCACCAAGAGCGGCATTCAGGTCGATGGCCAAACTCGCATGACCAGTCGCCCCGCGGTGTTCGCGGCCGGCAACGCGGTTCGCACCTACAAGCTCGTCGTGCAATCGGTGGCCGAAGGCAAACTGGCCGCCGAGTGCATCGACCACTGGCTTCGCGGAGTCGATCCTCCCGACCGCCGGCGGACCTTCGAGTCGCGACTCGCCCGACTCACGAACCAGGAGCTTTGCGACTTTTGTGATGGTACCGTCGACACCCCGCGCGTCGATCCGAAGTTACTAACCATCGAACCCTCCGACGAAGCCGCCAGCCGCGAAGCGGAGCGGTGCCTGGAGTGCGACTGCCGCGCACTGGCCAATTGCCTGCTGCATCACTACGCGGCCATGTACGAGTGCGATAGTCATCACTACCGACACGAAGGGCGACCTTACGAAGGCAAGATCGTGGGGACCGACGTGCAACTCGAGTCGGGCAAGTGCATTCTCTGCGGCATCTGCGTGACGCTCGCCCGCGAGGCCCCCGACGCAGCCGGCCTGGCGATCATCGGCCGCAGCATCCACACCCGCCTCGCCCCCCCGCCCGGCTACACGCTCGACCAGGCCCTCGGCTCTGCCGCCCGCGAGTGCGCCGAGTCGTGCCCCACCGGGGCAATTCAATTGCTAAAGATGCCGGTTTAA
- a CDS encoding B12-binding domain-containing radical SAM protein: protein MRALLIAPQFPDTFWSFRHALRFVRKRASFPPLGLLTVAALLPREWELRVVDTNVSTLTDEDIAWAESVWIGGMTIQKESALDILARCKAAGVTTIVGGPMATCEPDMFVDADHLVLNEGEVTIPPFLADLQAGEVERVYTSPLKPELDSSPTPRWDLINMKHYASMSLQFSRGCPYDCDFCNVTALLGKKPRTKQPAQVIDELDALYTAGWRGPVFFVDDNLIGNRKEVRRLLPEIATWRKGKKPLPLYTEATINLADDEPLQKAMVDAGFDTIFVGIETPDETALKECKKTQNSSRDLTADVRKLHRAGLQVQAGFIVGFDSDTPSIFQRQIDFIQNSGIVTAMVGLLQAPVGTRLYETLKEQGRLLTNMTGDNVDGSTNVITKMPIDLLKNGYRSIMDNIYSPEAYYKRVKVFLKDYKAPDVSKGIAWSQIATLIRSMWGLGVVNRGRWQFWRLLGWTVARRPQHFALAVRLWIYGHHFREVCRLRLASP from the coding sequence ATGCGTGCCTTGCTTATTGCCCCCCAGTTCCCCGACACCTTTTGGTCGTTTCGCCATGCGTTGCGATTTGTGCGCAAGCGAGCGTCGTTCCCGCCGCTGGGGTTGTTGACTGTTGCTGCGTTGCTGCCGCGTGAGTGGGAGCTGCGTGTTGTTGATACCAATGTGAGTACACTGACCGACGAAGACATCGCCTGGGCCGAGTCGGTGTGGATCGGCGGCATGACCATTCAAAAGGAGTCGGCGCTCGACATCCTGGCGCGTTGCAAAGCGGCCGGAGTCACTACGATCGTCGGCGGACCGATGGCGACCTGCGAGCCCGATATGTTTGTCGACGCGGATCATCTGGTGCTCAACGAAGGGGAAGTGACAATTCCGCCATTCCTGGCCGACTTGCAAGCCGGCGAGGTCGAGCGGGTGTATACCAGCCCGCTCAAGCCGGAGCTTGATAGCTCGCCGACTCCGCGGTGGGATCTGATTAACATGAAGCATTACGCTTCGATGAGCCTGCAGTTCAGCCGTGGTTGTCCGTACGACTGCGACTTTTGTAACGTGACTGCGTTGCTCGGCAAAAAGCCGCGTACCAAGCAGCCGGCGCAGGTGATCGATGAACTCGACGCCCTGTATACCGCTGGCTGGCGGGGACCGGTGTTTTTTGTCGACGACAATCTGATTGGCAATCGCAAAGAGGTACGTAGGCTTTTGCCGGAGATCGCTACCTGGCGCAAAGGTAAGAAGCCGCTTCCGCTGTACACCGAAGCAACCATCAACCTGGCCGACGACGAACCGTTGCAAAAGGCGATGGTCGATGCGGGCTTCGATACCATTTTCGTGGGCATCGAGACTCCCGACGAGACCGCCTTGAAGGAGTGCAAGAAAACCCAGAACAGCAGTCGCGACCTGACGGCCGACGTTCGTAAGCTGCATCGCGCGGGTCTGCAGGTGCAAGCAGGTTTTATTGTGGGATTCGATTCGGATACGCCCTCCATATTTCAACGCCAGATTGATTTCATTCAAAACAGTGGTATCGTGACCGCGATGGTGGGATTGTTGCAGGCGCCGGTCGGCACGCGACTGTACGAAACGTTGAAGGAGCAAGGCCGGCTGCTCACCAACATGACGGGCGACAACGTCGATGGCTCGACCAACGTGATTACGAAGATGCCGATCGATCTGTTGAAAAATGGGTATCGCAGCATCATGGATAACATTTACTCGCCGGAGGCTTACTACAAACGGGTGAAAGTGTTCCTCAAGGACTACAAAGCGCCCGACGTTTCGAAGGGCATCGCGTGGTCGCAAATCGCGACGCTAATCCGCAGCATGTGGGGCCTCGGCGTGGTGAATCGCGGCCGCTGGCAGTTCTGGCGGTTGCTCGGCTGGACCGTCGCCCGCCGGCCCCAGCACTTCGCCCTGGCGGTGCGGCTCTGGATTTACGGGCATCACTTCCGCGAGGTCTGCCGACTTCGTTTGGCGTCGCCTTAG